A single genomic interval of Ovis aries strain OAR_USU_Benz2616 breed Rambouillet chromosome 9, ARS-UI_Ramb_v3.0, whole genome shotgun sequence harbors:
- the FAM110B gene encoding protein FAM110B produces the protein MPTESLQTGSMVKPVSPAGTFTSAVPLRILNKGPDYFRRQAEPNPKRLSAVERLEADKAKYVKSQEVINAKQEPVKPAVLAKPPVCPAAKRALGSPTLKGFGGGGGGGGGAKSEGGAPRETLKLEILKNILNSSEGSSTGSGHKHSARNWPAPRADAAELHRHSFAESLRARPAPGRGSPQEGGSHVGRRPPEPASSAAAAADAFLHVSHSSSDIRQGPGARPLKAILPCSSSAPPLPPKPKVAAPAAVKSPEAEAAEPAGGVGRRPSLQRSKSDLSDRYFRVDADVERFFNYCGLDPEELENLGMENFARANSDIISLNFRSASMISSDCEQSQDSNSDLRNDDSANDRVPYGISAIERNARIIKWLYSIKQARESQKVSHV, from the coding sequence ATGCCCACGGAGAGCCTACAGACAGGTAGCATGGTGAAGCCGGTCAGCCCCGCCGGCACCTTCACGTCGGCCGTGCCCCTGCGCATCCTCAACAAGGGGCCCGACTACTTTCGCCGCCAGGCGGAGCCCAACCCCAAGAGACTCAGCGCCGTGGAGCGGCTGGAGGCCGACAAGGCCAAGTACGTCAAGAGCCAGGAGGTCATCAACGCCAAGCAGGAGCCCGTGAAGCCTGCGGTGCTGGCCAAGCCCCCAGTGTGCCCCGCCGCCAAGCGCGCGCTCGGCAGCCCCACGCTCAAGGGcttcggcggcggcggcggcggcggcggcggcgccaaGAGCGAGGGGGGCGCGCCTCGCGAGACCCTGAAGCTGGAGATCCTCAAGAACATTCTCAACAGCTCCGAAGGCTCGAGCACGGGCTCGGGCCACAAGCACAGCGCGCGGAACTGGCCGGCGCCCCGGGCTGACGCGGCCGAGCTGCACCGGCACTCGTTCGCCGAGTCGCTGCGCGCGCGGCCCGCGCCCGGCCGGGGCAGCCCCCAGGAGGGCGGCTCGCACGTGGGCCGCCGGCCGCCCGAGCCCGCCTcttccgccgccgccgccgccgacgCCTTTCTGCACGTGTCGCACAGCTCCTCGGACATCCGCCAAGGGCCCGGGGCCAGGCCCCTGAAGGCCATCCTCCCCTGCAGCAGTTCCGCCCCGCCGCTGCCCCCCAAGCCCAAGGTGGCCGCCCCGGCCGCAGTGAAGTCCCCCGAGGCCGAGGCGGCCGAGCCGGCCGGCGGGGTGGGCCGGAGACCCTCGCTGCAGCGCTCCAAGTCGGACCTGAGCGACAGGTATTTCCGCGTGGACGCCGACGTGGAGCGCTTCTTCAACTACTGCGGACTGGATCCAGAGGAGCTGGAGAACCTGGGCATGGAGAACTTCGCGCGGGCCAACTCGGACATCATCTCGCTCAACTTCCGCAGCGCCAGCATGATCAGCTCGGACTGCGAACAGTCTCAGGACAGTAACAGTGACCTTAGGAACGATGACAGTGCCAATGACCGGGTGCCCTACGGCATCTCCGCCATCGAGAGGAACGCGCGCATTATCAAGTGGTTGTACAGCATCAAACAGGCCAGGGAGTCGCAGAAGGTGTCCCACGTGTAA